A window from uncultured Desulfobacter sp. encodes these proteins:
- a CDS encoding cupin domain-containing protein, with product MFAIHDENDYCTPVEGIEMKTLVYGENTLLARFKMTQGALLPSHTHPNEQIGYLVSGRINLYIGGECRNAGPGDSWCIESGVEHRAEILEDSVAIEVFSPVREDYLP from the coding sequence ATGTTTGCAATTCATGATGAAAACGATTATTGCACGCCCGTGGAAGGCATTGAGATGAAAACCTTGGTGTATGGAGAAAATACGCTTCTGGCCCGGTTTAAAATGACCCAGGGGGCATTGCTTCCATCCCACACTCATCCCAATGAACAGATCGGATATCTTGTTTCCGGCCGCATCAACCTCTACATTGGCGGAGAATGCCGCAATGCCGGCCCCGGAGATTCGTGGTGCATTGAATCCGGGGTCGAGCATCGTGCTGAAATACTGGAAGACAGCGTTGCCATTGAGGTTTTTTCACCGGTACGGGAAGACTACCTGCCCTGA
- the mrdA gene encoding penicillin-binding protein 2 produces the protein MGAINKNPDREWLKHRYIGAGLCLVFIFGVLFLRLVYLQMIRGEEYRRLSTTNCVRLKSIKSSRGLIYDRNHNLLVDNRPAFDLTIVLEDAKPLETTLERLSELTGDPCDEFRATIKKAGRSAFYKPLVLKRDITRDLLAVIEAHQFDLPGIHIDIEPTRNYIYKKTAAHLIGYLGEINKDELASGKFPNVRSGDSIGRYGVEKSFESDLQGKRGGHQVEVDVNGRVIKILRTVEPVSGKDLELTMDLSLQQKAETLLGENDGAVVALDPSNGDVLVMASAPSFDQNDFIGGISSKKWRALMDDPGRPMNNKAIQAEYPPASTYKTITALAGLEEKVIDLNSTFFCPGFYKFGNRRYHCWNKYGHGNLNVVGAIAQSCDVFFYQTGEKLGVDTLARYAFGSGLGRLTGIRLAHERPGLIPTSAWKKERFNEPWQAGETLSISIGQGFNLVTPLQMAVFISAVGNNGTLYRPRLVKSVQDAKGQVVREVEPEIIGGLPASKKNLAIVRQGLLEVVHGNRGTARRIRIPGIEIAGKTGTAQVFSRKAGEKFNNEQLRRTLQDHAWFVCYAPAQDPKIAIAVIIEHGEHGSSAAAPIAKELIHAYLGDPEIPTAQVKEDLETVE, from the coding sequence GTGGGGGCAATCAATAAAAATCCGGATAGGGAGTGGCTCAAACATCGATATATCGGGGCAGGTTTGTGCCTTGTTTTTATTTTTGGCGTTCTTTTTTTAAGACTTGTTTATCTTCAGATGATCCGCGGGGAAGAGTACCGGCGATTGTCGACGACCAATTGCGTCCGGCTCAAAAGTATAAAATCCTCCCGGGGGCTCATCTATGACCGCAATCACAACCTTCTTGTGGACAACCGGCCGGCCTTTGATCTGACCATTGTTTTGGAAGATGCCAAGCCTTTGGAAACAACCCTCGAAAGGCTGTCTGAATTGACCGGAGATCCCTGTGACGAGTTCCGGGCAACCATAAAAAAAGCCGGCAGATCTGCATTTTATAAACCCCTGGTGCTTAAGCGGGACATCACAAGGGATTTGCTTGCTGTCATAGAGGCCCACCAGTTCGATCTGCCCGGGATTCACATCGATATTGAACCCACCAGAAATTACATTTACAAGAAAACGGCCGCCCATCTCATCGGTTATCTTGGCGAAATTAATAAGGACGAGCTGGCTTCCGGAAAATTTCCCAATGTCCGGTCCGGGGACTCCATTGGTCGGTACGGGGTGGAAAAAAGCTTTGAATCGGATTTGCAGGGTAAGCGGGGCGGGCACCAGGTCGAAGTGGATGTAAACGGCCGGGTTATAAAAATACTCAGGACTGTGGAGCCGGTTTCTGGAAAGGATTTGGAGTTGACAATGGATCTGTCGCTTCAGCAGAAAGCCGAAACCTTGCTTGGGGAAAATGACGGAGCTGTCGTGGCCCTTGATCCCTCCAACGGTGATGTCTTGGTTATGGCATCCGCACCCAGCTTTGACCAGAATGATTTTATTGGGGGAATCTCCAGTAAAAAATGGAGGGCGCTGATGGATGATCCGGGCAGGCCCATGAACAACAAGGCTATCCAGGCGGAGTATCCCCCGGCATCCACATACAAAACCATCACGGCCCTGGCAGGACTTGAAGAAAAGGTGATTGATCTTAATTCGACATTTTTTTGTCCAGGGTTTTACAAGTTTGGCAACCGGCGGTACCACTGCTGGAATAAATACGGGCACGGCAATTTAAATGTTGTGGGGGCCATTGCCCAGTCCTGCGATGTCTTTTTTTACCAGACCGGCGAAAAACTTGGGGTTGATACCCTGGCAAGGTATGCGTTTGGCTCCGGCTTGGGCCGATTAACCGGTATTCGTCTGGCCCATGAGCGCCCTGGGTTGATTCCCACATCCGCATGGAAAAAAGAACGGTTCAATGAGCCATGGCAGGCTGGTGAAACCTTGTCCATCAGTATCGGCCAGGGGTTTAACCTGGTGACTCCTTTGCAGATGGCCGTGTTTATTTCTGCTGTTGGAAATAACGGCACTCTTTATCGGCCAAGACTTGTCAAATCTGTTCAAGATGCCAAAGGGCAGGTCGTAAGGGAGGTTGAGCCTGAGATTATCGGCGGGTTGCCGGCGTCTAAAAAAAATCTGGCCATTGTGCGGCAGGGGCTTTTGGAGGTTGTTCACGGCAACCGCGGTACTGCCCGGCGCATTCGTATTCCCGGTATTGAAATTGCCGGAAAAACAGGCACGGCACAGGTCTTTTCCCGCAAAGCCGGGGAAAAGTTTAACAATGAACAGTTGCGGCGTACCCTCCAGGATCATGCCTGGTTTGTCTGTTATGCGCCGGCTCAAGATCCTAAAATAGCCATTGCCGTGATCATTGAGCATGGGGAGCATGGATCAAGTGCTGCCGCTCCCATCGCAAAAGAGTTGATCCACGCTTATCTTGGTGATCCTGAAATTCCAACTGCCCAGGTCAAAGAAGACCTGGAAACTGTGGAGTGA
- a CDS encoding Ada metal-binding domain-containing protein — protein MKKFIIGALVLLVGVPGFALTFPNFLNFLAGVIPAVLILGGAVAVYLGFEESKHLDDSGTTVETEIELGAERLAKYAEKSKEVSEPALNEIDTTPAPEPTEEAKEAAAEEVRFKGNIETLVFHTVDCNFASGKNCSMDFTSKEEAETQGYKPCKICMPDS, from the coding sequence ATGAAAAAATTTATCATCGGTGCCCTGGTGCTACTCGTTGGAGTACCAGGTTTTGCGTTAACTTTTCCTAACTTTTTAAATTTTTTGGCAGGCGTGATTCCTGCGGTATTAATTCTTGGCGGCGCTGTTGCCGTATATCTGGGCTTTGAGGAGTCCAAGCATTTAGATGACAGTGGCACAACAGTTGAGACCGAGATAGAACTTGGCGCTGAAAGACTGGCAAAATACGCCGAAAAATCAAAAGAAGTTAGTGAACCTGCCCTAAACGAAATAGATACCACACCGGCACCGGAACCAACTGAAGAAGCGAAAGAAGCAGCAGCTGAAGAGGTCCGGTTTAAAGGAAATATTGAAACCCTGGTTTTCCACACAGTGGATTGTAACTTCGCCAGCGGCAAAAACTGCAGCATGGATTTTACATCAAAAGAAGAGGCGGAAACCCAGGGGTATAAACCCTGTAAAATCTGCATGCCAGACAGTTAA
- the mreC gene encoding rod shape-determining protein MreC codes for MMIVGVGFFIAVALTVVAMSSRETLPAGGVERLSITLTSPFQFVASRIIGFTESVWQTYFSCVLAVEENQVLRRELSQAQHTANRCKELELENIRLKKFVNFQSSVPASYVAAQVIARDPSPWFKTMMIDKGEKDGVVKGLPVLVSEGIVGQIIKVSGHFSQVLLITDRNSAVDALIQDTRVRGMVKGNNKDTCSFVYTLRKDQVQPGQTIVSSGLDQVFPKGLRIGTVLDVKKNHSQLFQDITIKTAVDFDRLEEVLVYKNAD; via the coding sequence ATGATGATTGTCGGTGTGGGCTTTTTTATTGCGGTGGCACTTACCGTGGTCGCCATGTCCAGCCGGGAGACCCTGCCGGCCGGTGGGGTGGAAAGACTGTCCATCACACTTACATCTCCTTTTCAGTTTGTGGCGTCCCGGATTATCGGTTTTACTGAATCGGTATGGCAGACCTATTTTTCATGTGTGCTTGCCGTGGAAGAGAACCAGGTTTTGAGGCGGGAGTTATCCCAGGCCCAGCACACCGCCAATAGATGCAAAGAGCTTGAGCTTGAAAATATTCGCCTGAAGAAATTTGTCAATTTCCAAAGTTCCGTGCCTGCCTCCTATGTGGCCGCCCAGGTCATTGCCCGTGATCCGTCCCCCTGGTTTAAAACTATGATGATCGATAAGGGCGAAAAAGACGGCGTGGTCAAAGGCCTGCCTGTGCTGGTATCAGAAGGTATCGTCGGGCAGATTATTAAAGTGTCCGGTCATTTTTCCCAGGTACTGCTGATTACCGACCGCAATTCGGCGGTCGATGCGCTGATTCAGGATACCCGGGTCCGCGGCATGGTAAAAGGTAACAATAAAGATACCTGTTCCTTTGTATATACCCTGCGAAAAGATCAGGTGCAGCCAGGCCAGACCATTGTCTCCTCAGGATTGGATCAGGTATTTCCCAAAGGGCTTAGAATCGGAACGGTGCTTGATGTGAAAAAAAATCATTCCCAGCTGTTCCAGGATATCACCATAAAAACTGCTGTGGATTTTGACAGGCTCGAAGAAGTGCTGGTGTATAAAAATGCCGATTGA
- a CDS encoding Nif11-like leader peptide family natural product precursor, with protein sequence MTIQNAINFIRQGQHDSDLRNKLVKADNSQARQEILDQNDLTFTPEEFEEAYSLTLFKCQEQEDADALMAFRMWWIMLYRSPDTGVTSL encoded by the coding sequence ATGACCATTCAAAATGCCATTAACTTTATCCGGCAAGGACAGCATGACAGCGATTTGAGAAACAAACTGGTAAAAGCCGACAACAGTCAAGCACGACAGGAGATCCTGGATCAAAATGATTTAACGTTTACCCCGGAAGAGTTTGAAGAAGCATATTCATTAACACTTTTTAAATGCCAGGAACAGGAAGATGCCGACGCCCTGATGGCATTCAGGATGTGGTGGATCATGCTATATCGAAGCCCTGATACCGGTGTTACATCCCTCTAA
- a CDS encoding rod shape-determining protein, which produces MNFVTDTLLGAFSNDLAIDLGTANTLVYVKGKGIVLSEPSVVAVRTDKRARNKVLAVGLEAKRMLGRTPGNIVAIRPMRDGVIADFAVTEAMLKHFIRKVHNNRKTLVRPRIIIAVPSGITQVEKRAVRESAESAGAREVFLIEEPMAAAIGAGLPITEPTCNMVVDIGGGTTEVAVISLAGIVYTRSLRVAGDKMDASISQHIKRKYNLLIGERTAEIIKTTIGNAYPDPEHLETIEVKGRDLVSGIPKILAIDSEEVRVAISEQIEAIVETVRIALEQTPPELAADIVDSGIVLTGGGALLKNLDKLLKEKCGLPIVVAEDPLSTVALGCGKSLDNIEILKEVVIS; this is translated from the coding sequence ATGAACTTTGTAACTGATACTTTGCTTGGGGCCTTTTCCAATGATCTGGCCATTGATCTTGGCACTGCAAATACGCTGGTGTATGTTAAGGGAAAAGGAATTGTATTAAGTGAACCTTCAGTGGTGGCGGTCAGGACGGACAAACGGGCCAGGAACAAAGTGCTGGCGGTGGGGCTGGAAGCAAAGCGCATGCTGGGGCGAACACCGGGAAACATTGTGGCCATCCGTCCCATGCGAGACGGGGTGATTGCCGATTTCGCAGTGACCGAAGCCATGCTCAAGCATTTTATCCGTAAAGTTCATAACAACAGAAAAACCCTGGTGCGCCCACGGATTATCATTGCCGTGCCTTCCGGCATCACCCAGGTGGAAAAACGAGCGGTCAGGGAAAGCGCGGAATCCGCCGGGGCAAGAGAGGTTTTTCTTATCGAAGAACCCATGGCTGCGGCAATCGGCGCAGGTCTTCCCATCACGGAACCCACCTGTAATATGGTTGTGGATATCGGCGGCGGCACCACCGAGGTCGCAGTCATATCGCTTGCCGGGATTGTGTATACCCGTTCTTTGAGGGTGGCCGGGGATAAGATGGATGCTTCGATCAGCCAGCACATTAAACGCAAATATAATCTGCTCATCGGCGAAAGAACCGCGGAGATCATTAAAACCACCATCGGTAATGCCTATCCTGATCCGGAACATCTGGAGACCATTGAAGTCAAGGGCAGGGATTTGGTCTCCGGTATTCCTAAGATTCTGGCCATTGATTCCGAAGAGGTCCGGGTGGCTATCTCCGAGCAGATTGAAGCCATTGTTGAAACCGTTCGCATTGCCCTGGAGCAAACCCCGCCGGAACTGGCTGCGGATATCGTGGACTCGGGCATTGTGTTAACCGGCGGCGGCGCTTTGTTGAAAAATCTAGACAAACTTCTTAAAGAAAAATGCGGCCTTCCCATTGTCGTGGCCGAGGATCCACTGTCCACAGTTGCCCTGGGGTGCGGCAAATCCCTTGACAATATCGAAATTCTAAAAGAAGTGGTCATTAGCTAA
- a CDS encoding peptidase U32 family protein, which produces MTCHPLNQPIILAPAGDTYSFLAAIAAGTDAIYCGLKIFSARMEAGNFSIEELARLTQFAHSKGIQVYVAFNSIIKESETDKALRILDKLTRHTDVDALIIQDIAMVSLAGQAGFKGKLHLSTLGNCTHPAGLMAAQQAGFSRVVLPREFSLDDIRAMAAAVPDTMDLEVFIHGALCYSVSGRCYWSSWFGGKSALRGRCVQPCRRLYEQNGKKARFFSCMDLSADVLAKVLKEIPHISTWKIEGRKKSPHYVYYTVMAYKLLRDEPEQKKQALSFLSYALGRQGGHYNLLSHRVANPLDHESDTGSGLFLGRIKSPDSPYFISREALVPGDLLRIGYEEDSFHQIEKVTRAIPKKGKYFLAGKKGRRINKGTAVFMIDRKGRELQDQLSRLETELGEIAKVQIKPAHTSPPHKRTDDKTKSPGMPGHRQRKQVGLPEMDVFRKAPVNLTTHNDTGLWISANNYGIKSPARSWLWLDPVLFPEEEKICQNYIRAAIKKGSKNFVLNAPWQISLFDNPQRLNLWAGPFCNITNSLAVEALKHKGFSGAIVSPELESEILLSLPKSSCLPLGAVCRANWPVAISRIAAPDLNIGKSFKSPMGELAWTSKFNATYHTFPNWSLDLSSKTQELQQAGFVMLVNLFENIPKGIRMKPRPGTWNWNLKLL; this is translated from the coding sequence ATGACCTGTCACCCATTAAACCAACCAATCATCCTGGCACCTGCCGGGGACACGTACTCTTTTCTTGCGGCAATAGCCGCCGGGACAGATGCGATTTACTGCGGCCTTAAAATTTTTTCAGCCCGCATGGAAGCCGGTAATTTTTCCATTGAAGAGCTGGCACGGCTGACCCAGTTTGCCCATTCTAAAGGAATTCAGGTCTATGTGGCCTTTAATTCCATCATTAAGGAATCCGAAACCGACAAGGCACTGCGCATTCTTGACAAACTTACCCGGCATACGGATGTTGATGCATTGATTATTCAGGATATCGCCATGGTGAGTCTTGCCGGACAAGCCGGATTCAAAGGCAAGCTCCATTTGTCCACGCTGGGCAACTGCACCCATCCCGCAGGACTTATGGCTGCACAGCAGGCGGGATTTTCCAGGGTGGTACTGCCCAGGGAGTTCAGCCTTGATGACATCAGGGCCATGGCCGCCGCAGTGCCCGACACCATGGATCTGGAGGTGTTTATTCATGGCGCGCTTTGCTACTCCGTGTCAGGCCGGTGTTACTGGAGTTCCTGGTTTGGCGGAAAAAGCGCCTTGCGCGGCCGCTGTGTTCAACCCTGCCGACGATTGTATGAACAGAATGGAAAAAAGGCCCGGTTCTTCTCATGTATGGATCTGTCGGCGGATGTACTGGCCAAAGTCCTCAAAGAGATCCCCCATATCAGTACCTGGAAGATTGAAGGCCGTAAAAAAAGCCCTCACTATGTTTACTACACGGTAATGGCCTATAAACTGCTAAGGGATGAGCCGGAACAAAAAAAACAGGCGCTGTCATTTCTATCATATGCCCTGGGACGGCAGGGTGGTCATTACAACCTATTATCCCACCGGGTCGCCAATCCCCTGGACCACGAGTCAGACACAGGATCAGGCCTGTTTTTAGGAAGGATAAAAAGCCCTGATAGTCCATATTTTATTTCCAGAGAAGCCCTTGTACCGGGTGATCTTCTGCGAATCGGGTATGAAGAAGACAGCTTTCATCAAATCGAGAAAGTGACCCGCGCAATCCCCAAAAAAGGCAAATATTTTTTAGCAGGCAAAAAAGGCAGGCGTATTAACAAAGGAACTGCCGTATTCATGATTGACCGCAAAGGACGTGAACTTCAAGATCAATTATCACGTCTTGAAACTGAACTTGGGGAAATTGCCAAGGTACAAATCAAACCGGCACACACGTCCCCCCCCCATAAAAGGACAGATGACAAAACAAAATCGCCGGGTATGCCAGGTCATCGACAAAGAAAACAGGTCGGACTACCTGAAATGGACGTTTTCAGAAAAGCACCTGTTAATTTAACTACACACAATGACACGGGTTTATGGATTTCTGCAAACAATTACGGCATCAAATCCCCGGCAAGGTCCTGGCTGTGGCTGGACCCCGTGCTTTTCCCCGAAGAGGAAAAGATCTGTCAAAACTATATCAGAGCAGCCATAAAGAAAGGGTCGAAAAACTTTGTACTCAACGCCCCCTGGCAGATCAGCCTATTTGACAATCCCCAAAGACTCAACCTCTGGGCAGGGCCCTTTTGCAATATCACAAATAGTCTTGCTGTGGAGGCTCTCAAACATAAAGGTTTTTCCGGTGCCATTGTCAGCCCGGAACTGGAGAGCGAGATTCTTTTATCTTTGCCCAAATCCAGCTGCCTGCCGCTGGGTGCAGTCTGCCGGGCGAACTGGCCTGTGGCCATATCAAGGATTGCAGCGCCGGACCTGAATATCGGGAAAAGCTTTAAAAGCCCCATGGGCGAATTGGCCTGGACCAGCAAGTTCAATGCGACCTACCACACCTTTCCCAACTGGTCCCTGGATCTGTCATCCAAAACCCAAGAACTGCAGCAGGCAGGTTTTGTCATGCTCGTCAATCTGTTTGAAAATATACCCAAAGGCATCCGGATGAAGCCGCGCCCAGGAACCTGGAACTGGAACTTGAAACTACTCTAA
- a CDS encoding serine hydrolase domain-containing protein — protein MKKIDNAMADAVATGVFPGGVLLWADKKHILYHKAFGVTDIRFGTPVTLETIFDLASLTKPLSTALAVADLISSGVLSPKTRLKEVLPDSYGTDKAQITIDMLLRHRSGLPAHRPYFKSLSGPVPGSVARKHLRQLILDEPLEYEPGYKEVYSDLGFIFLAWVVETLSGVRLDTFVNNKIFAPLNISDLFFNPLGSDAPGLVNHKKSLVFASTSHCPWREKMIIEEVEDENAWAAGGIEGHAGLFGTAAGVHRLCYEILRALENKASKVIDPFVIRNFVDRNNGTMRPAGFDSPSEENASSGHFFSKRSIGHLGFTGTSFWIDPDSGLIAILLTNRVHPSRENVEIRKFRPRIHDLIVPVYRANMQV, from the coding sequence ATGAAAAAAATTGATAACGCCATGGCCGATGCGGTGGCCACCGGCGTATTTCCTGGTGGGGTTCTGCTGTGGGCCGACAAAAAACATATCCTTTACCACAAGGCGTTTGGTGTCACAGATATACGATTTGGGACGCCGGTGACGTTGGAAACTATTTTTGACCTGGCATCCCTGACCAAGCCCCTGTCCACGGCTTTGGCTGTGGCAGATCTGATTTCATCGGGGGTGTTATCCCCGAAGACGCGTCTAAAAGAGGTTCTGCCGGACTCCTATGGAACGGACAAAGCCCAGATTACCATAGATATGCTGCTTCGCCACAGGTCAGGCTTGCCGGCCCACCGTCCTTATTTTAAGTCGCTTTCCGGCCCGGTTCCAGGTTCAGTCGCCCGGAAGCATCTTCGGCAGCTCATCTTGGACGAGCCCTTGGAATACGAACCGGGTTATAAGGAAGTTTACAGTGACCTGGGCTTTATTTTCCTGGCCTGGGTGGTAGAGACCCTGTCCGGGGTCAGGCTGGATACCTTTGTTAATAACAAAATTTTTGCCCCGTTAAATATTTCCGATTTGTTTTTTAATCCGCTGGGTTCTGACGCTCCCGGGTTAGTGAATCATAAAAAATCTCTTGTTTTTGCTTCTACCTCCCATTGCCCCTGGCGCGAAAAAATGATAATTGAAGAGGTGGAAGATGAAAATGCTTGGGCTGCGGGGGGCATTGAAGGTCATGCAGGATTATTTGGTACTGCCGCAGGTGTTCATCGCCTGTGTTATGAGATTCTACGCGCCCTTGAGAATAAGGCCAGTAAAGTCATAGATCCTTTTGTCATTCGAAATTTTGTCGACAGGAATAATGGGACGATGCGTCCGGCGGGTTTTGATTCACCAAGTGAAGAGAATGCGTCATCAGGTCACTTTTTTTCTAAGCGGTCTATCGGACATTTAGGCTTTACCGGTACATCCTTCTGGATAGATCCTGACAGTGGTTTGATTGCGATACTATTGACAAATCGGGTGCATCCGAGTCGGGAAAATGTCGAGATAAGGAAATTTCGGCCCAGGATTCATGATCTGATCGTACCTGTATACAGAGCAAATATGCAGGTGTGA
- the rodA gene encoding rod shape-determining protein RodA has translation MFDRRLISNFDWGFLLLIFLICILGLTILYSAVTAGYAGAAMHPLFKRQVVWLCVGFGIMLGCLVIDFKEFAKLHILIYAACVGLLIATWLVGHTGGGSQRWLVLGPVRIQTSELMKISLIISLASVYADSISSEGLGFRHLIKPAILCLIPFGLIVIQPDLGTGLLLLLIAGCLTLFVKVEKKVVFIFGVAGVCLVPLVWFFGLKDYQRDRILTFLNPERDPLGAGYHIIQSKIAIGSGMLTGKGFLHGTQNALNFLPEQHTDFILSVLAEEWGLMGCAVLLALYFLLLFWGLNISYNCRNMFGSLLAMGVTIMIFWQIFINVGMVMGLMPVVGVPLPLVSYGGSSVVTNMVGFGILLNISMRKFNTA, from the coding sequence ATGTTTGACCGCCGTCTCATATCGAATTTTGACTGGGGATTTCTTTTACTGATTTTTTTGATCTGCATTCTGGGGCTGACCATTCTCTATTCGGCGGTGACGGCCGGATACGCCGGAGCGGCCATGCATCCTCTGTTTAAAAGACAGGTTGTCTGGCTTTGTGTCGGATTTGGCATCATGCTGGGCTGCCTTGTCATCGATTTTAAAGAGTTTGCCAAACTGCATATCCTTATATATGCGGCGTGCGTCGGACTGTTGATTGCCACCTGGCTTGTGGGGCATACCGGCGGCGGTTCCCAGCGCTGGCTGGTTCTGGGTCCCGTTCGGATACAAACATCTGAATTGATGAAGATTTCTTTAATTATCAGTCTGGCCTCGGTGTACGCAGACAGTATCAGTTCCGAAGGTCTTGGGTTCCGGCATTTGATCAAACCTGCGATTTTGTGTCTTATTCCCTTTGGCCTTATCGTAATTCAGCCTGATCTTGGTACAGGGCTTTTGCTTTTGCTCATTGCCGGCTGTCTTACCTTGTTTGTGAAAGTTGAAAAAAAAGTTGTGTTCATTTTTGGGGTGGCAGGGGTCTGTTTGGTTCCTCTGGTTTGGTTTTTCGGCCTTAAGGATTATCAAAGAGACAGAATTCTTACCTTTTTAAATCCCGAGCGGGATCCCCTTGGGGCCGGGTACCATATCATCCAGTCCAAGATTGCCATAGGTTCCGGTATGCTGACCGGTAAAGGCTTTCTCCATGGCACCCAGAACGCATTAAATTTTTTGCCTGAACAGCATACCGATTTTATTCTTTCCGTACTGGCGGAAGAGTGGGGGCTAATGGGGTGCGCCGTGTTGCTGGCTCTATATTTCCTTTTGCTGTTCTGGGGATTGAACATTTCCTACAATTGCCGGAATATGTTCGGGTCTCTGTTGGCCATGGGCGTCACCATTATGATATTCTGGCAGATCTTTATCAATGTCGGCATGGTGATGGGTCTGATGCCGGTGGTCGGTGTGCCTTTGCCACTGGTTTCCTACGGTGGGTCCTCGGTTGTGACCAACATGGTTGGTTTTGGCATATTGCTCAATATAAGCATGCGTAAATTTAACACCGCCTGA
- a CDS encoding LD-carboxypeptidase, producing the protein MNLLFRSKDAPVFYGLKPNDVIGVAAPSARFDVQAFEKGVASLKSLGFDVHIPDGINGSYRYLAGTDRQRADVLNSLFADQKVKGIIAARGGFGAMRLLPLLDWNIIAKHPKLFMGFSDSTALICSLVSRAGICALHAPNLVSLGQADKKTLDSFAKTVTGSFTRMELPADLVLSGGRAAGRLSGGNLATLVHMIGTEYQPDFTGSILFIEDVGEPAYKIDRMLTQMKMAGVLDGVKGVMTGSFENCDNEQYIPQIIQEVFVNASIPICMGMEVGHGAVNLSLPMGTQVVLDADRACLQWDLGIK; encoded by the coding sequence ATGAATCTGTTGTTCAGATCAAAAGATGCGCCCGTTTTTTACGGTCTAAAGCCCAACGATGTTATTGGTGTGGCCGCACCATCGGCCAGGTTTGACGTCCAGGCCTTTGAAAAAGGGGTCGCAAGTCTCAAGTCCCTGGGGTTTGACGTACACATTCCTGATGGTATCAATGGCAGCTACAGATACCTTGCCGGCACGGATCGTCAACGGGCGGATGTGTTAAATTCCCTATTTGCCGATCAAAAGGTTAAAGGCATCATCGCCGCACGGGGCGGATTCGGTGCCATGCGTCTTTTACCGCTGCTGGATTGGAATATCATTGCAAAACATCCGAAATTGTTTATGGGCTTTTCAGATTCTACCGCTTTGATCTGTTCTCTGGTGAGCCGGGCCGGGATCTGTGCGCTGCACGCTCCAAATCTGGTTTCCCTTGGTCAGGCCGACAAAAAGACCTTGGACAGTTTCGCAAAAACAGTGACAGGCAGTTTTACCCGTATGGAACTGCCTGCCGATCTGGTGCTTTCGGGAGGGCGTGCCGCTGGGCGGCTTTCCGGCGGTAATCTGGCCACCCTGGTTCACATGATCGGGACTGAATATCAGCCGGATTTTACCGGCAGTATCCTTTTTATAGAAGATGTGGGGGAGCCGGCATACAAGATTGACAGGATGTTGACCCAGATGAAAATGGCCGGTGTCCTGGACGGTGTAAAAGGCGTTATGACCGGGTCTTTTGAGAACTGCGACAATGAACAATATATCCCCCAGATCATCCAAGAGGTATTTGTGAACGCAAGCATTCCCATCTGCATGGGAATGGAGGTTGGTCACGGGGCGGTGAACCTCTCTCTTCCCATGGGGACGCAGGTTGTGCTGGATGCAGACCGAGCCTGCCTGCAATGGGATCTTGGCATAAAGTGA